The sequence TCTTAATTTCATTGATCATACTAGTAACATTGGATGGAAAGAGTGAGTTATTGGACTTGATTAAATTAATGATCTTTTGTTGTATTGTGATTTCTTCAAGTTAGGAGAGTTAATGGCTACCGCTGTTGTTGTAGGTTTCAGAGAGCGAAACCTATAATTGTTGATCCTGGGTTGTATATGACAAAGAAAGCTGACGTTTTTTGGGTTACACAGAGGAGGAGTGTGCCAACAGCATTTAAACTTTTTACAGGtgcaaattttaaattatgctTGATTGTCCACTCTTTCTGTTCATGAGctgattttatttcaattgttGTAGTATTTGAATACAAGTGCAATGTGATGGCCAATTATCTAAATTCGTTTTTGCTCAACTTAGAAATGCTTTTGTTGCTGGGGAAACAAATAATGGaccaaaaggaaataaaagttctgttatttatttgttttctcaaattccgttattcataatttttcttagtttGTCTCTGATTTCCAAAAAGGGTAACCAATTTAACTTAGAAAATTAGTAGAATGGAGCTCAGTTTACATAGAGGATTCTTCTTTTCTGAGTTCATAAACCGGGACTACGAAGATTCAAGGTTTTCTGTTTTGGTTACTGTCTTTTATTGTCAATGTCATAGGATGTTTATGATTAATTGCTCTCCATCTTAGATTTTCCTGTATTACTGTGGTGCTTTCACCTTTAGGATCAATCTTATGCGGCTATGAAACTTGTATGAACTCTGTTTCCCTGCActtgattatttgattttgtgGGTTACTGATGTGTTATGTCTTATTGAAAGTTGAATGGCATCATAATCCGCTTGAACTATATTCCTGAGTAAATTAACTTCTGTAACAAGTCAAATGGCATGATTTGGATTCAATTTAGTGCAAAAACACTTTGCATCTGGCAGTAAGTGTTTGCAAAGCTTCTTGCCAGATTGTTGGATGTTAAGTTTTGCTTCCCATCATAATCTCATTCTTATTAAAAACATTGCTGTATTTTTGTGAATATACCAGCTCTGATGACAGAAAGCACACATAAAATGAATGTTGTCAATATCTGGTTTTGACCAGCTCACACGCCTTTGCTTCTTGTTGGGTCAATGATGCTATAAATAACCTGCTGTTGTGCCATTGTGATAAACTGAGGGACTCAGAATTGTCTCATAAAGTCCCTTGTCATCTATATTAAGAGTCAGTGAACATATTTTGTATATACTTTGCAACTGACTCATACATACCTCTTCTTCCTAGCATCTCTCCATGCTAGTAACTTAGCATGCACCTCTGTGTATGCTTGTCTGTCTGTTAGctgtattaataattttatagtattagTCGCTGACTTGctgttttaattttgttgaaacCATATTATCAGAAGAAAGTCTAGGAAGAAAATGTTCTGGAAATAAGTTAAGTCCTCAAGTGCAGTCACAGATCCCAGTAAAAGTTTAGGCttttgattagatttttatttgctgAGGTGAAGAGGGCACGCAATTTGGGAAGCAATGATGAAATATTGGATCTTGGAATTTGGCACTAATTTAAGTTAGTCAATTCTTTTAGTGGATTAACAGAAGGGAAATTTGGTGGGGTGCTGTCAGCAACTTAACATACAGCATATTCAATCACAGTTTGGCTTGGTTAGAACTAGTTTAAGGACCTAATCTATGACATGTTCAGATCACAGTGTGGCTTCATTGGAACTAATTTATAGTAATTTGATATTCTGATCTAGTTTCTTAGCTTCTAAGATTTTGTTGATACAGCTGCTTACGTGTCAACTGCAACTCAAGATTCATGGCGTCCTAGTATCCCAACTTTGCTGCTACGGTTAAGTGGGTAGTAAGGACAGCCATGTTATAAGTAAGGAATCTAAGGGAGTCATGCCATTCTTTTGTAATCAGTCCACCTGTCTGTGCTTCCAGTGGAAGCCAAGAGGTAAGAACATCCATTAAGGCATTGAGTGCTTTCTAAGAGTCTGTTCTAGGTTAGATAGGCTGAGATAGAACTAGGCTATGGAGGGGAACTTTTTTTCGGATTATTTTCAACAGACTATTAGGCCCCTTGTATTCCTTTCAAGTCCTTAACATGTTGCTTAGCGGTAATGGAGAACTTTACTACATGTTGCATATCATTATTCTCAGGTATACATGGCATGACTTATTAGAATGCCATTGCCATCTATAGTGCATTAATGAAATGATGTTTTAATTTGATCAAGCAgcaattattactttttatcttttcctcTCATGTTGAAAAGTCTAAAGGACTGAAAAGTTCATTTCCTCTTGATGCTGTAACCTGAATATCTTTGGGATACAGAAGAGGGTAACAATTATACAACCCTGTACAATAGATTCATGATGCTTATTTGCTGGAAGATGGAAAGGACATGTGGACTTATGCACCACAAATTTGGGGGTTGTGACCTACTAAGTCCTATGCTTCTGCCAATGAAAAGCTTTCATTTAGATTTGGCCAAATTTCATTTTAGAGATGACCTTTAGTTGCTTGATCATTGAGTTTCACACCACATAACAGTCAATGATTTGGTTTTGATGCATGCCAACATCACTCAAATCTTTTGCAGAGTTACTCTTGAAGAAATGTCATTGAGAGTTATTATGTTTTCAATTATGCCTCAATAGGTCAAGAAATGTTCTATTTTGCAGGGATTAAATGCCAATTTGAATGTTGGGTTTTGATAACGTAATTTATGTTCTCTATTGTAGGTTCTGCCTGGATGGCACTTTCTCGGCCTTTTGTTGATTACACCATATGGGGGTGGGACAATTTACCAAGAGTGGTACTTATGTATTACGCCAACTTCATATCTTCCCCAGAAGGGTATTTCCACACTGTCATTTGCAATGCACAAGAGTTTCGTAACACCACTGTGAATAGTGATCTTCATTTCATATCATGGGACAACCCTCCTAAGCAGCATCCACACCACCTCAACATTGCTGACATGCAGAGGATGATTGATAGTAATGCTCCTTTTGCAAGGAAGTTCCCTCGCAATGATCCAGTGCTGGACAAAATTGATTCTGAGCTTTTATCTCGGGGTCCAAGCATGTTCACTCCTGGTGCTTGGTGCATCGGAAGCAGGGAAAATGGAAGTGATCCATGCTCTGTTATCGGTAATACCACTGTCCTTAGACCAGGCCCTGGAGCAAAGAGGCTTGAGAATCTGATAAGCAATCTGTTATCTAGTGAAAATTTCCGACCAAAGCAGTGCAAGTAGCAACCATTAAGCAAGAAGGTAGTTTACATGCTCTTGGGTTAGTTTATGTCAGAAGTACAGAGACTGTGATCGCCTAATCTACATTCCCTCAGGTGGGAGGAAAAAGAGTGCTGAAACTATATACGGGTCGCTGGCTACATGTAGTGTCATGGAGAAGACGGATTTTGTGCAAAGATATCAATTACAGGGCTGGCATTAATTTTCCACTGTAGTATCATGGTGTAGATGACTGAACTCATCCTTGTGATTAGGTGACCCAAAAtattttatccttttcttgttctttttatattttttagaaagtCCGTCCATCAAATCATTTAGCCTCAATATTGTGCGGAATTGATGGTGAGGTGGATGAACAATGGTAAACACCCAATGTTtagaaagagaaggaaaaagaaaaaaaacaggAAGTTCAAGTTTTACTGTACGATGGCTTGTATAGACAACTGCTTCTCTGGCACTATCAGACTCCGGTATGAGTGCTGAAAATccagagaaaaagaaatatcgTTTAGAGTTCATTTTGATGGTACAATCGCATAATTGTCATTCAATACTGTATGCCCGTCATGGAAATTCCTGGGTGCTAATGTTGTCaggttttattttgataatgagtGTTCTTGACCATGGTTCCTGGAAACTTCTATAATCTTGCAACTCCACTACATTTCCACAGTATTGTGATTTCTGTTTTCCATGAAAAATGGGCTGATCAGGTATTTGCTTTAATGCTTTTTTGTGTAGTCAAAGCACCGACTTGATTCCAAATTGCTGAAGGGCGCAGGCGCTGCAAAAAGTATAGTgatgaatttttttagttgATAGACTGTCTTGTCTGTCTTGCGAAATTTGTAATTAC comes from Ricinus communis isolate WT05 ecotype wild-type chromosome 5, ASM1957865v1, whole genome shotgun sequence and encodes:
- the LOC8276001 gene encoding beta-glucuronosyltransferase GlcAT14B → MKRLKSYYMHIRHHQSMERKWIFPLAIGSLVSLFLVLLTSLSSSSSDGTPLIPLYRSFSSFSSRFVETKLHPIPINTLPPPPRLAYLISGSAGDGNMLKRTLQALYHPNNRYVVHLDRESSAEERLDLSNYVQQDPVFLKFGNVKMIQKANLVTYRGPTMVANTLHAAAILLRDGGDWDWFINLSASDYPLVTQDDLLHTFSYLPRDLNFIDHTSNIGWKEFQRAKPIIVDPGLYMTKKADVFWVTQRRSVPTAFKLFTGSAWMALSRPFVDYTIWGWDNLPRVVLMYYANFISSPEGYFHTVICNAQEFRNTTVNSDLHFISWDNPPKQHPHHLNIADMQRMIDSNAPFARKFPRNDPVLDKIDSELLSRGPSMFTPGAWCIGSRENGSDPCSVIGNTTVLRPGPGAKRLENLISNLLSSENFRPKQCK